In Streptomyces sp. SN-593, a single genomic region encodes these proteins:
- a CDS encoding DUF3492 domain-containing protein, with translation MRIALLTEGGYPYARGEGGAWCDRLVRGLAHHEFDVYALSRSPRTEAGGRVDPAPPVRRVRAERLWGEPPAPVRGGGRTARRARRAAFRWHFGDLAAALAGVADTPDRRGPARGEPRAERAERFAAGLYGLAELAAEHGGLPGLLRSEDALTALEAACRAPGARPLLGDIGVTGLLAVAALLEHQLRPLSLPWYGPDELGAADLCHAVSGGPATLPGLLAKRFCGTPLIVTEYTVRVREALLAHRAAGLPPAVRVLLGDYHRLLAAESYRQAALVTPGSTHVRRWQERCGAPADRVRTVHPGIDPGRFARVGAQSEEEARQPAARAEPTLAWVGRADPAKDLVALLHAFHAIRARQPRARLRVFHAPVTDERSAGYLGHCRGLAAQLFPDEAAHPHAAGENPVTFEEIGSPGAPQPADAYAAGDVVLLSSSAEGFPLNLVEAMFCGRPTVSTDVGAVREVIGGTGLIVPPRNPRALADAALELLGGPERATRLGAAARERALALFTVTTCVHAFRDAYLSVVARHPVPREPLHDATGAPRPFVAPAEALIPCR, from the coding sequence GTGCGCATCGCACTACTCACCGAGGGTGGCTACCCGTATGCGCGAGGTGAAGGGGGTGCGTGGTGCGACCGCCTGGTGCGCGGCCTCGCGCACCACGAGTTCGACGTGTACGCGCTCAGCAGGTCGCCGCGGACCGAGGCCGGCGGCCGGGTGGACCCGGCGCCGCCGGTCCGGCGGGTCCGGGCCGAGCGGCTGTGGGGCGAGCCGCCGGCGCCGGTGCGCGGCGGCGGCCGGACCGCGCGCAGGGCCAGGCGGGCCGCGTTCCGCTGGCACTTCGGCGACCTCGCCGCCGCGCTCGCGGGGGTGGCCGACACCCCGGACCGCCGGGGCCCGGCGCGTGGCGAGCCCCGCGCGGAGCGCGCCGAGCGGTTCGCCGCGGGGCTGTACGGCCTCGCCGAACTCGCCGCGGAGCACGGCGGGCTGCCCGGGCTGCTGCGGAGCGAGGACGCCCTGACCGCGCTGGAGGCGGCCTGCCGCGCGCCCGGCGCCCGCCCCCTGCTCGGGGACATCGGGGTCACCGGACTCCTGGCGGTGGCCGCGCTGCTGGAGCACCAGCTCCGCCCGCTGTCACTGCCCTGGTACGGACCCGACGAGCTGGGCGCGGCCGACCTGTGCCACGCCGTCTCGGGCGGCCCCGCCACCCTGCCCGGACTGCTGGCCAAACGCTTCTGCGGCACCCCGCTGATCGTCACCGAGTACACGGTCCGGGTGCGGGAGGCGCTGCTCGCCCACCGCGCGGCCGGGCTGCCCCCGGCGGTACGCGTCCTGCTCGGCGACTACCACCGGCTGCTGGCCGCCGAGTCCTACCGGCAGGCCGCGCTGGTCACGCCCGGTTCGACCCATGTGCGGCGCTGGCAGGAGCGGTGCGGCGCCCCCGCCGACCGGGTCCGCACCGTCCACCCGGGGATCGACCCCGGCCGGTTCGCCCGGGTCGGGGCCCAGTCGGAGGAGGAGGCGCGGCAGCCGGCCGCCCGCGCCGAACCCACGCTCGCGTGGGTGGGGCGGGCGGACCCCGCGAAGGACCTGGTCGCACTCCTGCACGCGTTCCACGCGATACGCGCGCGGCAGCCGCGGGCCCGGCTGAGGGTCTTCCACGCCCCCGTCACCGACGAGCGGAGCGCCGGCTACCTCGGGCACTGCCGGGGCCTGGCCGCGCAGCTCTTCCCGGACGAGGCCGCGCACCCGCACGCCGCCGGGGAGAACCCGGTCACCTTCGAGGAGATCGGGTCGCCCGGCGCGCCCCAACCCGCGGACGCCTACGCGGCGGGCGACGTGGTACTGCTCAGCAGCAGCGCGGAGGGCTTCCCGCTGAACCTGGTCGAGGCGATGTTCTGCGGCCGGCCCACGGTGTCCACGGACGTCGGGGCCGTGCGTGAGGTGATCGGCGGCACCGGGCTGATCGTTCCCCCGCGCAACCCGCGCGCGCTCGCCGACGCGGCGCTCGAACTCCTCGGCGGACCCGAGCGGGCCACGCGGCTCGGCGCCGCCGCCCGCGAGCGCGCGCTCGCGCTCTTCACGGTCACGACCTGCGTGCACGCCTTCCGCGACGCCTACCTCTCCGTCGTCGCCCGCCACCCCGTCCCCCGCGAGCCCCTCCACGACGCCACGGGCGCGCCCCGCCCCTTCGTCGCCCCCGCGGAAGCCCTCATCCCGTGCCGCTAG
- a CDS encoding NAD-dependent epimerase/dehydratase family protein: MRVLLLGSDGFIGRHVAERLLADPACQLTALGRSDDADVRFDLSSGAPGVLARFVDAVHPGVVVNCAGSTRGNARDLTRQNIVAVATVCEALRRSSVAARLVQVGCGSEYGPSPVGSSTGEDAAPRPGGPYGVSKLAATELVLGSGLDAVVLRVFTPVGPGTPTGAPLGRVAEALRRAMQNGDGELKLGGLSAQRDFVDVRDVARAVHAASLSAAQGVVNIGSGRAVRMRDMAAALAHVAGYDGALRELEDPPHAAPYPDGCGAWQQADVRTARDRLGWRPRIGLEESLADVWMEAACRV, encoded by the coding sequence ATGAGGGTGCTGCTGCTCGGGTCCGACGGCTTCATCGGCCGCCATGTCGCCGAACGCCTGCTGGCCGACCCCGCGTGCCAGTTGACCGCGCTGGGCCGCAGCGACGACGCGGACGTGCGGTTCGACCTCTCCTCGGGCGCACCCGGGGTGCTCGCCCGGTTCGTGGACGCGGTCCACCCGGGGGTGGTGGTCAACTGCGCCGGCTCCACCCGGGGCAACGCCCGCGACCTCACCCGGCAGAACATCGTGGCCGTGGCGACCGTGTGCGAGGCACTGCGGCGCAGCTCGGTCGCGGCCCGGCTGGTGCAGGTCGGCTGCGGGTCGGAGTACGGCCCCTCGCCGGTCGGCTCGTCCACCGGTGAGGACGCCGCGCCGCGACCCGGCGGCCCGTACGGCGTGAGCAAGCTCGCCGCCACCGAGCTGGTGCTCGGGTCGGGCCTGGACGCCGTGGTGCTGCGGGTGTTCACGCCGGTCGGGCCGGGCACCCCGACCGGGGCGCCGCTGGGCCGGGTGGCGGAGGCCCTGCGCCGGGCCATGCAGAACGGCGACGGCGAGCTGAAGCTCGGCGGGCTGAGCGCGCAGCGCGACTTCGTGGACGTGCGCGACGTGGCCCGCGCGGTGCACGCCGCCTCGCTGTCGGCCGCACAGGGCGTGGTGAACATCGGCAGCGGGCGCGCGGTGCGGATGCGGGACATGGCCGCGGCGCTCGCGCACGTCGCCGGGTACGACGGCGCGCTGCGCGAGCTGGAGGATCCACCGCACGCGGCACCGTACCCGGACGGCTGCGGGGCCTGGCAGCAGGCCGACGTGCGCACCGCCCGGGACCGGCTGGGCTGGCGGCCCCGGATCGGGCTGGAGGAGTCGCTCGCCGACGTGTGGATGGAGGCGGCGTGCCGCGTCTGA
- a CDS encoding spherulation-specific family 4 protein: MRPGAGGPTRADPPAGAEAVRTGLGVPLFAHPLVAPAEWAELARPGVPVDWVAFDVASGPGSRVDALCAETLTRVRENRVPLLGRLDAAHGARPYADLVADASRYVDWYAVDGFYVDRAPTLRAEAAQCRRTTGTLRALLPSGGRIVLAPGTHPYPGYAEFADQLVVFAGPWTRYRWSEVPEWTAEHSPRLFAHLVHGLPATHLDAALRVARWQGAGTVYVTDRTGRDGVEPWAGLTGYWAEAVRRVREEPPPSM; this comes from the coding sequence CTGCGGCCGGGGGCGGGCGGGCCGACCCGCGCCGACCCGCCCGCCGGCGCCGAGGCGGTCAGGACCGGCCTCGGGGTGCCGCTCTTCGCGCACCCGCTGGTCGCGCCCGCGGAGTGGGCGGAGCTGGCCCGACCGGGGGTGCCCGTCGACTGGGTCGCCTTCGACGTGGCGTCCGGGCCCGGCAGCCGCGTGGACGCCCTGTGCGCCGAGACCCTCACCCGCGTCCGTGAGAACCGCGTCCCACTCCTCGGACGGCTGGACGCGGCCCACGGCGCCCGGCCGTACGCGGACCTGGTCGCCGACGCCTCGCGCTACGTGGACTGGTACGCGGTGGACGGCTTCTACGTCGACCGGGCGCCCACGCTCCGCGCCGAGGCGGCCCAGTGCCGCCGGACCACCGGGACGCTGCGGGCGCTGCTGCCGTCCGGCGGCCGGATCGTGCTCGCGCCGGGCACGCACCCCTACCCCGGCTACGCCGAGTTCGCCGACCAACTGGTGGTCTTCGCCGGCCCGTGGACCCGCTACCGCTGGTCGGAGGTACCGGAGTGGACCGCGGAGCACTCGCCGCGGCTGTTCGCGCACCTGGTGCACGGGCTGCCGGCCACGCACCTGGACGCCGCCCTGCGGGTCGCCCGCTGGCAGGGCGCGGGCACGGTCTACGTCACCGACCGCACCGGCCGGGACGGCGTCGAACCGTGGGCTGGCCTGACCGGTTACTGGGCCGAGGCGGTCCGCAGAGTCCGCGAGGAGCCGCCGCCCAGCATGTGA
- the moeZ gene encoding adenylyltransferase/sulfurtransferase MoeZ yields MSLPPLVEPATELTVDEVRRYSRHLIIPDVGMDGQKRLKNAKVLCVGAGGLGSPALMYLAAAGVGTLGIVEFDEVDESNLQRQIIHSQADIGRSKAESARDTVKGINPYVNVILHEERLEAENVMEIFAQYDLIVDGTDNFATRYLVNDACVLLNKPYIWGSIYRFDGQASVFWSEHGPCYRCLYPEPPPPGMVPSCAEGGVLGVLCASIGSIQVNEAIKLLAGIGEPLVGRLMIYDALEMTYRTVKVRKDPDCAVCSDHPTVTELIDYEAFCGVVSEEAQEAAAGSTITPKQLKEWIDDGESIEIIDVREPNEYEIVSIPGAKLIPKNEFLMGSALEHLPQDKRIVLHCKTGVRSAEVLAVLKSAGFSDAVHVGGGVIGWVNTIEPEKPVY; encoded by the coding sequence GTGTCGCTGCCACCCCTGGTCGAGCCGGCCACCGAACTCACCGTTGACGAGGTCCGCAGGTATTCGCGTCACCTGATCATCCCGGACGTCGGGATGGACGGGCAGAAGCGGCTGAAGAACGCGAAGGTGCTGTGCGTCGGGGCCGGCGGCCTCGGCTCGCCCGCGCTGATGTACCTGGCGGCGGCGGGCGTCGGCACGCTGGGCATCGTCGAGTTCGACGAGGTCGACGAGTCGAACCTGCAACGTCAGATCATCCACAGCCAGGCCGACATCGGCCGCTCCAAGGCCGAGTCCGCCCGGGACACCGTCAAGGGCATCAACCCGTACGTGAACGTGATCCTGCACGAAGAGCGGCTCGAGGCCGAGAACGTGATGGAGATCTTCGCGCAGTACGACCTGATCGTCGACGGCACGGACAACTTCGCCACCCGCTACCTGGTGAACGACGCCTGCGTGCTGCTGAACAAGCCGTACATCTGGGGCTCGATCTACCGCTTCGACGGCCAGGCGTCGGTCTTCTGGTCCGAGCACGGCCCCTGCTACCGCTGCCTGTACCCGGAGCCCCCGCCCCCCGGCATGGTCCCGTCCTGCGCCGAGGGCGGCGTCCTCGGCGTGCTGTGCGCCTCGATCGGCTCCATCCAGGTCAACGAGGCGATCAAGCTGCTGGCCGGCATCGGCGAGCCGCTGGTCGGCCGGCTGATGATCTACGACGCCCTGGAGATGACGTACCGCACGGTCAAGGTCCGCAAGGACCCGGACTGCGCGGTGTGCAGCGACCACCCGACGGTCACCGAGCTCATCGACTACGAGGCGTTCTGCGGCGTCGTCTCCGAGGAGGCGCAGGAGGCCGCGGCCGGCTCCACGATCACTCCCAAGCAGCTCAAGGAGTGGATCGACGACGGCGAGAGCATCGAGATCATCGACGTCCGCGAGCCGAACGAGTACGAGATCGTGTCGATCCCCGGCGCGAAGCTCATCCCGAAGAACGAGTTCCTGATGGGCTCGGCGCTGGAGCACCTCCCGCAGGACAAGAGGATCGTGCTGCACTGCAAGACCGGCGTGCGCAGCGCCGAGGTGCTGGCGGTGCTGAAGTCCGCGGGCTTCTCCGACGCGGTGCACGTCGGAGGCGGCGTCATCGGCTGGGTGAACACCATCGAACCGGAGAAGCCGGTCTACTAG
- a CDS encoding lysylphosphatidylglycerol synthase transmembrane domain-containing protein — protein sequence MIRDQEETTGDKQGAGGAMEAAGAPGGLSPAASAPRAAGGNGGAGGSGGSGGSGGSSGPGGPGASDGAGTGDSDDANGSGSGSADGRPGGRPDGVRPRPPAPHPAAPHPAAQRPSTAPSSTARSSARSPSGPPAPATPAPQPHGAHRAPEEPFWSDPDPEPPAPDGAPSGGAPPGGSRSPEDRPPSCDGASPEPAGATRQAVSVDEPLLAARVHRPADLVRFFLGLLSLGVVLAVAGFAHATTNGLETDITKGAERAPDFFSSFTGTTASVAVLIVPVAFAVERLVKRDGLRIADGVLAAVLAHGAALATDLWVTNAAPGPIRDALSHGAPTGLGMTDPVQGYLAPVIAYVTASGMARRPRWRVALWCVLLLDAFAVLAGGYTTPFSIALTLLIGWTVANGTVYAVGSPNVRPTGQNLLAGLRRVGFAPLTARRVVETGPESADSDRGRGYLVTLEDGPPLDVTVVDREQQAHGFFYRAWRRMSLVGGITQRRSLLSLRQALEQEALLAYAAIAAGANAPKLIATSELGPDAVMLVYEHIGGRRLDALADDEITDALMREAWTQVRALQSRRIAHRRLVGESLLVNRGGRVFLTDLRGGEIATGDIPLRMDIAQLLTTMALRVGPERAVAAALSVLGPDAVAASLPLLQPIALSRSTRGELKMLNRARAVREREAVLAALSADKEAREEAREEARERGRTHAARGAEGATAVAAEQPGPPTRAQSKAERKAESKAEKRAMEDALEEVREEDLLSRIRRQVLLIRPQAPVEPVRLERIKPRTLITVIAGAFAAYFLLSQLSSVPIGHAIVHADWKWALVALFGSVASYVAAAGALSGFVPERLSWPRTVMAQVAGSFVKLVAPAAVGGVALNTRYLQKAGVRPGLAVASVGASQLVGLGSHIVLLMAFGFVTGTEKTPSLSPSRTVMAGLLTAGVLVLVVTAVPALRKFVSTRVRALFAGVVPRMLDVLQRPAKLLTGIGGTLMVTVTFVLCLDGCVRAFDGHLSYATVAVVYLAGNALGSAAPTPGGVGAVELALTGGLIAAGLPKEVATPAVLFFRLLTFWLPVLPGWLAFTHLTRKGEL from the coding sequence GTGATACGAGACCAAGAAGAGACAACCGGGGACAAGCAGGGCGCCGGCGGGGCCATGGAGGCCGCCGGCGCTCCCGGAGGGCTGTCCCCGGCCGCCTCGGCACCGCGGGCCGCCGGCGGGAACGGCGGCGCGGGGGGCTCCGGCGGCTCCGGCGGCTCCGGCGGCTCCAGCGGCCCGGGCGGTCCGGGCGCCTCCGACGGTGCCGGCACCGGCGACTCCGACGACGCGAACGGCTCCGGGTCCGGGTCCGCCGACGGAAGACCCGGCGGCAGACCCGACGGCGTCCGACCGCGCCCACCGGCGCCGCACCCCGCCGCGCCGCACCCCGCCGCCCAGCGGCCCTCCACGGCCCCGTCCTCCACGGCGCGGTCCTCCGCCCGGTCGCCGTCCGGCCCGCCCGCTCCTGCGACGCCCGCACCGCAGCCGCACGGCGCGCACCGGGCACCGGAGGAGCCGTTCTGGTCCGACCCGGACCCCGAGCCCCCCGCCCCGGACGGCGCCCCTTCCGGCGGCGCTCCCCCCGGCGGGTCCCGGTCCCCCGAGGACCGGCCCCCCTCCTGCGACGGTGCCTCGCCCGAGCCGGCCGGCGCCACCCGCCAGGCCGTCTCCGTGGACGAGCCGCTGCTCGCCGCCCGGGTGCACCGCCCCGCCGACCTGGTCCGCTTCTTCCTCGGGCTGCTGAGCCTCGGGGTGGTGCTGGCCGTCGCCGGCTTCGCGCACGCCACCACCAACGGCCTGGAGACCGACATCACCAAGGGTGCCGAGCGGGCGCCCGACTTCTTCTCGTCGTTCACCGGCACCACCGCGAGCGTCGCGGTGCTCATCGTGCCGGTGGCGTTCGCCGTGGAGCGGCTGGTCAAGCGGGACGGGCTGCGGATCGCCGACGGCGTGCTCGCGGCCGTGCTCGCGCACGGCGCCGCGCTCGCCACCGACCTGTGGGTGACCAACGCCGCCCCCGGCCCGATCCGCGACGCACTCTCGCACGGCGCGCCGACCGGGCTCGGCATGACCGACCCGGTGCAGGGCTACCTCGCCCCGGTGATCGCCTACGTCACGGCCTCCGGCATGGCCCGGCGCCCGCGCTGGCGGGTGGCGCTGTGGTGCGTGCTGCTGCTGGACGCGTTCGCGGTGCTGGCCGGCGGCTACACCACCCCCTTCTCGATCGCGCTGACCCTGCTGATCGGCTGGACCGTCGCGAACGGCACCGTCTACGCGGTCGGCTCGCCGAACGTCCGCCCCACCGGACAGAACCTCCTCGCGGGCCTGCGCCGGGTCGGGTTCGCGCCGCTGACCGCGCGGCGGGTGGTGGAGACCGGCCCGGAGAGCGCCGACTCCGACCGCGGCCGCGGCTACCTGGTCACCCTGGAGGACGGCCCGCCGCTGGACGTGACGGTGGTCGACCGCGAGCAGCAGGCGCACGGCTTCTTCTACCGGGCCTGGCGGCGCATGTCGCTGGTCGGCGGCATCACCCAGCGGCGCAGTCTGCTGTCGCTGCGCCAGGCGCTGGAGCAGGAGGCACTGCTGGCCTACGCCGCGATCGCGGCCGGGGCCAACGCCCCCAAGCTGATCGCCACCTCGGAGCTGGGCCCCGACGCGGTGATGCTGGTCTACGAGCACATCGGCGGCCGGCGCCTGGACGCGCTGGCCGACGACGAGATCACCGACGCCCTGATGCGCGAGGCGTGGACGCAGGTGCGCGCCCTCCAGTCGCGGCGGATCGCGCACCGGCGGCTGGTCGGCGAGTCGCTGCTGGTGAACCGCGGCGGCCGGGTCTTCCTCACCGACCTGCGCGGCGGCGAGATCGCCACCGGTGACATCCCGCTGCGGATGGACATCGCGCAGTTGCTGACCACGATGGCGCTGCGGGTCGGCCCGGAACGAGCGGTCGCCGCGGCCCTGTCGGTGCTCGGCCCGGACGCCGTCGCCGCCTCGCTGCCGCTGCTCCAGCCGATCGCGCTGAGCCGCTCCACCCGCGGCGAGCTGAAGATGCTCAACCGGGCCCGGGCGGTGCGGGAGCGCGAGGCGGTGCTCGCCGCCCTGTCCGCGGACAAGGAGGCCAGGGAAGAGGCCAGGGAGGAGGCGAGGGAGCGCGGCCGCACCCATGCCGCGCGGGGCGCCGAGGGCGCGACCGCGGTGGCCGCCGAGCAGCCGGGCCCGCCGACCCGGGCGCAGTCGAAGGCGGAGCGGAAGGCCGAGAGCAAGGCCGAGAAGCGCGCCATGGAGGACGCGCTGGAGGAGGTCCGCGAGGAGGACCTGCTGTCGCGGATCAGGCGGCAGGTGCTGCTGATCCGCCCGCAGGCGCCGGTGGAACCGGTCCGGCTGGAGCGGATCAAGCCGCGCACCCTGATCACGGTCATCGCGGGGGCCTTCGCCGCGTACTTCCTGCTCTCGCAGCTCTCGTCGGTGCCGATCGGCCACGCCATCGTGCACGCGGACTGGAAGTGGGCGCTGGTCGCGCTCTTCGGCTCCGTGGCCAGTTACGTGGCCGCGGCCGGCGCGCTGTCCGGTTTCGTGCCGGAGCGGCTGTCGTGGCCGCGGACGGTGATGGCGCAGGTCGCCGGGTCGTTCGTGAAGCTGGTCGCACCGGCCGCGGTCGGCGGGGTGGCGCTGAACACCCGCTACCTGCAGAAGGCCGGGGTACGGCCGGGGCTCGCGGTGGCGAGCGTCGGCGCCTCGCAACTGGTCGGCCTCGGCTCGCACATCGTGCTGCTGATGGCGTTCGGCTTCGTGACGGGCACCGAGAAGACGCCGTCGCTCTCGCCGTCGCGGACGGTCATGGCGGGGCTGCTGACCGCGGGCGTGCTGGTGCTGGTGGTCACCGCGGTGCCCGCGCTGCGGAAGTTCGTCTCGACGCGGGTGCGCGCGCTGTTCGCGGGGGTGGTGCCGCGCATGCTGGACGTGCTCCAGCGCCCGGCGAAGCTGCTCACCGGCATCGGCGGCACCCTGATGGTCACGGTGACCTTCGTCCTGTGCCTGGACGGCTGCGTACGGGCCTTCGACGGCCACCTCAGCTACGCGACGGTCGCGGTGGTCTACCTCGCGGGCAACGCGCTGGGGTCCGCGGCCCCGACCCCGGGCGGTGTGGGCGCGGTCGAACTGGCGCTGACCGGTGGCCTGATCGCGGCCGGGCTGCCGAAGGAGGTGGCCACCCCGGCGGTGCTGTTCTTCCGGCTGCTGACGTTCTGGCTGCCGGTGCTGCCGGGATGGCTGGCCTTCACGCACCTCACCCGCAAGGGAGAGCTGTAG
- a CDS encoding MGMT family protein: protein MSEESGAAGADELGPYAEKVLDAVDLIPSGRVMTYGDVAEWLGEGGPRQVGRVMAQYGAVVAWWRVVRSDGVLLAGHERRALAEYRAEGTPLRTVGPAAEGHVPRLDMRRARWDGRAPDGGRPAADGSAGEPGAGGAPGPACGAGGAGGG, encoded by the coding sequence GTGAGCGAGGAGAGCGGCGCGGCCGGCGCGGACGAACTGGGGCCGTACGCGGAGAAGGTGCTGGACGCGGTGGACCTGATCCCGTCCGGCCGCGTCATGACGTACGGCGACGTGGCCGAGTGGCTTGGGGAGGGCGGCCCGCGACAGGTCGGCCGGGTGATGGCGCAGTACGGCGCGGTGGTGGCGTGGTGGCGGGTGGTGCGCTCCGACGGGGTGCTGCTCGCCGGGCACGAGCGGCGCGCCCTCGCCGAGTACCGCGCGGAGGGCACCCCGCTGCGGACCGTCGGGCCGGCCGCCGAGGGCCACGTGCCGCGCCTGGACATGCGGCGCGCCCGCTGGGACGGGCGCGCGCCGGACGGCGGCCGCCCGGCCGCGGACGGTTCCGCGGGGGAGCCCGGCGCCGGGGGCGCGCCCGGGCCGGCGTGCGGCGCGGGGGGCGCGGGCGGCGGATGA